CGACCGATCGACGGATCGGCGCCCGATCCCGTCGACGTCCCGTCGGGCTGCCCGTACCACGAGCGCTGTCCCCTTGCGACCGACGACTGCGCGACGGTCACGCCCGAGATGGAGGCGGCCACCGAGACCCACGACATCGCCTGTCACCACTGGAACCGCGTCGACGACGAGATTGCCCTCACCACGGAGGTGGACCGATGAGCGTCGACGATCCCGTCGTCTCTCTGGAGAACGTCGAAGTCCACTTCGAGCAGGAGAGCGGGTTCAATCCGTTCGACGACCCGGAGACGGTCCGGGCCGTCGACGGCGTCGACCTCGAGATCCCCGAGAACGACGTCGTCGCGATCGTCGGCGAGTCCGGCAGCGGAAAAACGACGATCGGCAAGGCGGCTGTCGGCTTGCAGAAACCGACCGGCGGGTCCGTCAAATTCCGGGGGCAGGACATCTGGGAGGCAAAACGGCGATTCTCGAATTCGTCGATTCCGTACGACGAGATCCGTCGATCGCTCCAGATCATCCACCAGGACCCCGGCTCGTCGCTGAATCCCCACCGAACCGTCGAAGCCTCGCTCGCCGAACCGCTGAAGAAACACCAGGCCGACCTGGGGCCCGAGGACCGCGAGGCGCGGATCCTCGCGATGCTCGATCGCGTCGGCATGTCGCCGCCACACGACTACGCTAGGCGGTATCCCCACCAGCTCAGCGGCGGGGAGAAACAGCGCGTCGCGCTGGTCCGGGCGCTGCTGATGAACCCGGATCTCATCCTGGCCGACGAGGCCGTCAGCGCGCTCGACGTCTCGCTTCGGGTCGAAGTGATGGACCTGATGCTCGACCTGCAAGCGCAGTTCGACACGTCGTTCCTGTTCATCTCTCACGACCTCTCGAACGCGCGCTACCTGGCCGAACACGCCGACGGCCGACTCGGCGTGATGTACCTCGGCGAACTCGTCGAACTCGGGAAGGCCGAGGAGGTCCTCCGGAACCCACAACACCCCTACACGAAGGTGCTGAAGTGGGCGACGCCGTCGCTCGGTCTCGAGGAGGGCGCGGCCGAACCGCCGGTCCGGGAGATCGACATCCCCGATCCGATCGATCCGCCGTCTGGCTGCCGGTTCCACACGCGATGCCCGTACGCGACGGAGTACTGCCGGGAGTCGACGCCCGATCGCCGGTCGGTCGGTGAGGGAACCCATCGCGCGTCCTGCTTCCGTCTCGACGTGGGCAGCGACTACTGGCGCAGCGATCCCCTGGAGGGCGCCAGTCTGGAAGCGGACGAGCGGTAAGCGACGACCGCTTTGTGCCGACTCGTCGGTTGCCACCTTTCCGGACGAGATTCGCTTCTGTCGAGCGATAGCTGTCCGGTCCTGGGCGTCGTCGCCTCGCTCTCGGGGTCCATCCGGGCGGTCAGATCGCCGTCTGGGGCGGCCTCCACGATGGTCCGATACCCGTCGGCCTCGCGTTCGAGGTACCGGTTTCGTTGCCCGGTCTCGGCACGGGCCTGCTCGGTGTCTTCGCGAGCGTTTCGCGCCTCTCGGATCCGATCGCGCAACGCGTCGCGCATATCGCGCCGCGGCACCCTCTCACCTCGTCGGATGGTCGGACGCGGTTTCGGGAACCGTCTCATTTCGAACGACTTATCATATCGATAACCGAACCAATTTGTCGATGGTTGGAAAATGTAGCCGCCGCTCTCTCCTGGCGATCGGGACGACGGGCGTAACGGGCGTGATTGCCGGCTGTTCGGGTATCGGAACGACGGACGAACCAGCGGACGACGACTCGACCGAAGCCAATCAAGCGGAGGCCGGGACCGACGACGAGGATATCGGCGCGGTAGGCAAAGCCAGCTACCGGACGACCAAACCGGCCGTCAGACAGGAGCCGCCGACGGAGGTCTACGTCGCCGAGGAACGGCGGGACGATCCCCTGCCGACCAACAACTGGTGGGGGTCGCTCGTGTGGGAGGGCCACCTACTCGAGAGCGACGCGTCTCTCTGGAGCCACCCGCTCGTGAGTTCGACCGGCCCGCAGGGGTTCGTCATCGGCGGCCAGGGCGAGTGGGAGGTCGGGAGTGGGCCGGCCGGGCCGAACTTCGCGACGCGCCCGATCGAACTCGCGGCGACCGTCGGCTTCGACGGGGCGACGTTCGACGAGTCCGTGGTGACCGACTGGACGGACTGGTCGGTCTCGTTCGCCATGGAGAGTTCGAACGGACGCATCGACGCGACGCTGGTTCGAGGATCGCCGTACGCGTACCTACGCGTAGACGGTGACCCCGTGACCGTCGCCTTCGACCAGGCGGACGCGGACCCCTCAGTGTGGGTGGACGACGGCTCGACGATCGGTCTCAGCGTCGGCGACACCCACTACGGCCTGTACGCCCCCTCGGAGGCGGAGTGGTCGTTCGACGGGGACGGGACGTTCTCCTCGTCGCTCGGCGACGGTGAGTACCTCACGGTCGCGTTGCTTCCCGAGGCGGGCGAGGAGGTGCTCGAAACCTTCGGTGCATACGCTCACGCCCACGTCGTCGATACGCGACTCGACTGGGAGTACGACGAGTCGACGAGCGAGGTCCACACCACGTACCACTTCGAGACCGAAGCGATGGAGGGCGATGCGTCGGGGACGATTACGGGTATGTTCCCACACCAGCACGAGTACACCGACGAACAGCCACTCGGGTACACGTTCGACTCGCCGCGGGGGACGATGGAGACGATCGAGACCAGTTCCTACCGCGTCACGCACACCTATCACGGGATCCTTCCCCACCTGCCGGACGTCGGCGGCTACGACCGCGATCGCCTCGCCTCGTACCTCTCCGAGGCGACGAACGGCCAGATCATCCGGCCCGGCCAGGAAGGCGACGGGGAGGGCGCCTACTGGACCGGGAAGAACTTCAATCGTGCCAGCGACCTCGTCGGCATCGCCCAGCACCTCGGTGACGAAGAGCGGGCCCAGCAGATCCTCGATACGATGCGAGAGCGCCTCGAGGACTGGTTCCAGGCGACCGACGACGACGGGCAACTCGCTCAATCCCGCGTGTTCTACTACAACGAGCTGTGGGGGACGCTGATCGCCTATCCCGCCCTCCACGGCGCGCCCGAGTTCCTGAACGACCACCACTTCCACTACGGCTACTACCTCCGCGGAGCGGCCGAGATCGCGCGTAACGACCCCGACTGGGCCGCCGAGTCCGAGTGGGGCGGGATGGTAGAGCTGTTGATCCGCGACTTCGCGAACCCCGATCGAGACGACGACACCTTCCCGTTCCTGCGAACGTTCGATCCCTACAGCGGCCACTCGTGGGCTGGCGGGGCGTCCGGCGGCGCCTTCGGGAACAACCAGGAGTCGAGTTCCGAGGCGATAAACGCCTACGCGGCGATCATCCAGTGGGGCGAGTACACGGACGACGAGGAGCTTCGAGACCTCGGCGTCTTCCTGTACACCCGGGAGGTAAACGCCGCTCGCGAGTACTGGTTCGACGAGGACGGCGACTCTCTACCGGTGCTCGACGAGTGGCAGTTCGACCAGACGACGATGGTCTGGGATAGCGGGGTCGCGTACACGACGTGGTGGACCGACCATCCCGAACCGGTCCACGGCATCAACTGGTTGCCCCTCGGCGGCCACTCGCTGTACCTCGGTCTCGACGACGCGTACGCGGACGCCAACTACGGGACCGTCGAGGACGCCGTCGACGGCACCTTCTCCTACTGGGAGGACCTGCTGTGGAAGTACCGTGCGCTCTCCGATCCGGACGACGCGATGGGGCAGTTCGACGCCGACGGCGACGCGTACGATCCGGAGTTCGGCGACTCTCGGGCACACACCTACCACTGGCTCGCCACGTTCCGGCGGGTCGGCTCGCCCGATCCGACGATCACCGCGGACGCGCCGCTGGCCGTCGTCTTCGGTGACGACGAGAGAACGTACGCCGCGTACAACCCGGACGACGAGGAGACGATCGTCTCGTTCTCTGACGGGACGACGATCGTCGTCGGTCCGGGAGAACTGGCAACCGCACAGGGGTAGAACGCTGTCCGATCGGAAAATCACGTACGGGCCGATAGACGCCTTGGCGCGAGCTACGACGGAGTGCCGGGTCGACGCAACTAGCGTCACGTGTGCAGCTGCCAACGCGCGTCCAGTTCGCTCGACGTCGCCGCCGCGGCCACGGGCGATCAGGCAGTCCGTCGACGTTTCCGACAGCGGTACAGGACGTAGCCCGCGGCGAAGAAGCCCGCGACGACGAGGGCGAAATCGGCGACGAGGATGGTTCTCGTTTCTGTGTCTTCGGGTCGTAGCCAGAGCGCGATCAACAAAAGCACCAACAGGACGGCTTCGAGCCCTAGCAGTAGTGCGACCGCGGAGCGGTACGCGCAGATCGTCTTCCAGAACCGATCCGAGTACGTGGCGCCCATCGATAGAGACCTCCGGGCGCTACTACTTGGAGATACTGGTCGTCGCGAAGGCGATCCGGTCGCGACGGCGGTCGAACGACCGAGCGAATCCGTCGGACTCATACGGACTACTGTAGTCAATTACCGCCGATCAACAGAACGGGGTCGGTGATCGGCGGTAAATAATTACAGCGATCCGTATCAGTCGTCTTCCGACGCGCGCTCGATCGCCGGCACGTCGGCGGCGCCGGGGTCGACTTCGACCCCGCTCGTCGGGTCTTCGAGCGCGATCTCCTCGAGGGTGATCCGAACCGCCTCGATGTCCTCGTAGACGGCACCCCACCCGCCGACGCTGTACAGGTCGCCGTCCGCGGCGAGTTCCAGTTGCAAGAATCCGGCGAGTTCCTCGAACGACGGGCGCCCCTCGGAGCGGTACACGCCCGGGTACCAGATGTCGGTGACGACGCCGGTGATCTGACAGGGCTCGTTCGTCTCGACCCATGCCCCCTCGATCGTCACTGCGACGTTCGCGACGTCCTCCCACAGCGGCCCCACGTCGCGCACGAACTCCTCGAGGGTCATGTAGACGTACGGCGGCGCAGTGTCCTCGTAGACCGTCTCCCAGAGCGCCCAGACGCCCGTCTGGAAGTACCAGTGGAAGATAAACGAGAGGAGGTAGTCGTCGATCAGGACGCCGAACGGTCTGTTGGCCCAGTCGTTCGGCGTGAAGCACGTCTGCGTGCGATCCGCGATGAGCAGAAACGGCCCGGGGATCTGGCAGGCGCGGATTTCTGTTACCGTCTCGTCGAGTTCGACGTTCGCGATCCCGTCCTCCACCTCGGTTCCGTACACGGCGACGTTCGTAATGACGCCGCGATCGCGGGCATCGGCCAGGGCGCTCGTCAGGGAGCGGAACTGGTCGACGTTCGCGGACAGTTCGATGAAACTCTCGGCGTCCCGGATCAGGTCTCGTGCGCGGTCGATCACCGTCTCCTCGTGTTTGACGACGCCGACCTTGTGATCGCTGACGGCCGGTTGCTCCCACCGGTCCTCGATCGAGTCCGCGGCCTCGTTCATCCGCTCGCCCCGGGATCGCAGTTCCCGGAGGACGTCGATCGGCTCTTTGGGACGAGCGTGGAGTTTGTCCTGATCGTGCGTCTCGATGTAGTCCATCCGCTCGAGCGCGCGGAGGACGTCGTAAATCTGGGACACCGGAACGGAACACTGCTTTGCAACCTCCACGGCCGGCATCATCCCCTGTTCTAACAGCGTGATGTAGGCGTCGGCCTGGTACGAGGTCAACCCCGCGTCCTCCAGCGCGTTCCGGAGTGGATCCCTGTCCATGCTCACAGACGGAAACACCAACTAATCAGTCTTTTGCAACGTAGAGGTGGCGACCGCAGTCGTCACGTCCATCGCGCTCGTGTTTGCGTTCGTAGGCTATGTCGGCTTCGACCGCGCCAGCCACGCGTGTCCGTGGAGGCCGGATCGGCACGGGAGTGATACTCGAAAGCGAACTGATCGATCGGACGCGTCCGGCGTTGCTCACGGAGTCTGTAGCTCCCGGTTGTAGAGTACGCGCTCCCCAGGTCAGGATCGGGCCGACGATCAACCTGGAGGTCAGCGCGGCGATCGAATGGGACGCATACGGTCGCCGTAGTCGATTTACGGCAGTTGCGATCGATTCCCGTACCGCGGGGAAACGCTCACCTCTTGGAACCGCGCCGATATCGGCTCTGGGCGGAGCACTACGCCGGTGACGCGACGCCGAGTGCGCGCTCGGAGGTTGCGCATCACGTCTTCTCGGAGGATCATACCATTTTCAAGTACTATTTCTATATTAGATAGTACTGTGTCAAATAGGTAGTAGTGATTACAAGAACTGGTACGATACGGTACGTGCTCGTCAACAGAGGGTACGTCAACCGGAGCACCGTCCGATCGACAACACCCGGAAATAATCAACGCTGGCGCCTGTACGTCACGTTCGATCCAGACCCGAACGGATTTCACGCTCCGAAGGCGTTCTTCAACGCGACCGACGGGACGTATTTAACCGTCCAGTGTACGACGAGAGGAACTGACGTCGTAGGCGGCGTTTTTCCGTCGATTCAGCGTCGATATCGAGGCTGCTCTCTACAGTTACCGAGTCCAACGTCGAGTCAACAATCCTGGAAATTGGAACGCTGATAGACCTTTCAGATACAATACTATACTGTGTATCTATCAGACCAGGCACCTCTCCGGACGATCGATCTTGCAACCACGAATAGACTGTGTGTGTACCGAGACAGGGAGTCACGGCGTACGGAGACACAACGACGCTGTCGGCGGGAGTTCCCGGAACGCGTCACCAGAGGGATCGAACGATCGGCATCGTTCCGTCGCTGGCCAGGCGACGCCCCTGTTCGTGGACGTGTTCCCAGTCCCGGACGAACCTTCGAAGATAGTTCGGGTCGTTTGCTTCGCTCGTGAACGTGCGTCTTCCGTACTTCGAACCGTGTCTGATCGGATTTCTGCCGTTCGCGAATTTGCTCGCGGCGAGAACGTGGTCTCACTCGGATTTGAACCGTAAGAAGACATTCCTGCTCGCTTCGCTGCGCGGGCTGTGACTTCCAGGATTCAAATCCGAGTTCGATCAACGTTTGACGCTCACGGCTCACTCCGTTCGCGTTGTTCGCGTCAAAAGTGGGCCAACTCGGATTTGAACCGAGAGCCTCCACCTTATCAGAGTGGCGCTCAACCTGATTGAGCTATTGGCCCGCGTCGGCATCAGTCAGTTGTCCGCTGGTATGTTTAAGCGTTTCTTTCTTCGGGAGCCGTGAGAACCGCTACCGAGCGAGGGGGTCGCGATCGTCGCCCTCGTCCCCGTCCCCGTTTCGATCGTCCTCGCCGAAACCGATCGTATAGGATTCGTCGGTGCTCGAATCGACGCTGTAGGCGTCTTCGCCGAGGTCGTAGGTGCCGCCGTCGGACGATTCGGACGCGCCGACGCCGGCTTCGCGAGCCGCGCCGTCGTCCGGGAAGCCGTACGTCCAGACCCCGCCGCTCGCGAAGCCGCCGGTCTTCTTGTCCGCGTAGGGGACGATCACGAAGCGTTTGAGCGCCATCCGGATCGGGATCCGGCTGATCGGGAGCACCAGCAGGAACCCGAGCAGGTCCGTGACCAGCCCGGGCGTGAGCAGGAATGCCCCGGCGGCGATGAGCAGGCCGCCGTCGACCAGTTCGTTCGTCGGCGGCGTGCCCTGGGCAAGCTGGCGTTGCATCTTCCGGATCGTCCGCCGCCCCTCGGCGCGGACCAGCAGCATACCGACGAGTCCAGTCAGGACGACGAGCAGGATCATCCCGACCCAGCTCACGAAGCCGAACTGGGTGACGATGACGGCGAGTAGCACCGCGTCGAGAAAGGGGATGAGCAACAGCGCGAAGATCCACCGGAGCATGCCTCGACATAGCCGACGAAGGGTCAAAACCCTTTACTCTCGTCGCGTCGCTCGCGCTTCGTGCCGGGAACGGGTTGTCTCTCCGAACCCGCTACGACGTCCTCCT
This region of Halosolutus amylolyticus genomic DNA includes:
- a CDS encoding ABC transporter ATP-binding protein produces the protein MSVDDPVVSLENVEVHFEQESGFNPFDDPETVRAVDGVDLEIPENDVVAIVGESGSGKTTIGKAAVGLQKPTGGSVKFRGQDIWEAKRRFSNSSIPYDEIRRSLQIIHQDPGSSLNPHRTVEASLAEPLKKHQADLGPEDREARILAMLDRVGMSPPHDYARRYPHQLSGGEKQRVALVRALLMNPDLILADEAVSALDVSLRVEVMDLMLDLQAQFDTSFLFISHDLSNARYLAEHADGRLGVMYLGELVELGKAEEVLRNPQHPYTKVLKWATPSLGLEEGAAEPPVREIDIPDPIDPPSGCRFHTRCPYATEYCRESTPDRRSVGEGTHRASCFRLDVGSDYWRSDPLEGASLEADER
- a CDS encoding glycosyl hydrolase yields the protein MVGKCSRRSLLAIGTTGVTGVIAGCSGIGTTDEPADDDSTEANQAEAGTDDEDIGAVGKASYRTTKPAVRQEPPTEVYVAEERRDDPLPTNNWWGSLVWEGHLLESDASLWSHPLVSSTGPQGFVIGGQGEWEVGSGPAGPNFATRPIELAATVGFDGATFDESVVTDWTDWSVSFAMESSNGRIDATLVRGSPYAYLRVDGDPVTVAFDQADADPSVWVDDGSTIGLSVGDTHYGLYAPSEAEWSFDGDGTFSSSLGDGEYLTVALLPEAGEEVLETFGAYAHAHVVDTRLDWEYDESTSEVHTTYHFETEAMEGDASGTITGMFPHQHEYTDEQPLGYTFDSPRGTMETIETSSYRVTHTYHGILPHLPDVGGYDRDRLASYLSEATNGQIIRPGQEGDGEGAYWTGKNFNRASDLVGIAQHLGDEERAQQILDTMRERLEDWFQATDDDGQLAQSRVFYYNELWGTLIAYPALHGAPEFLNDHHFHYGYYLRGAAEIARNDPDWAAESEWGGMVELLIRDFANPDRDDDTFPFLRTFDPYSGHSWAGGASGGAFGNNQESSSEAINAYAAIIQWGEYTDDEELRDLGVFLYTREVNAAREYWFDEDGDSLPVLDEWQFDQTTMVWDSGVAYTTWWTDHPEPVHGINWLPLGGHSLYLGLDDAYADANYGTVEDAVDGTFSYWEDLLWKYRALSDPDDAMGQFDADGDAYDPEFGDSRAHTYHWLATFRRVGSPDPTITADAPLAVVFGDDERTYAAYNPDDEETIVSFSDGTTIVVGPGELATAQG
- a CDS encoding TrmB family transcriptional regulator — translated: MDRDPLRNALEDAGLTSYQADAYITLLEQGMMPAVEVAKQCSVPVSQIYDVLRALERMDYIETHDQDKLHARPKEPIDVLRELRSRGERMNEAADSIEDRWEQPAVSDHKVGVVKHEETVIDRARDLIRDAESFIELSANVDQFRSLTSALADARDRGVITNVAVYGTEVEDGIANVELDETVTEIRACQIPGPFLLIADRTQTCFTPNDWANRPFGVLIDDYLLSFIFHWYFQTGVWALWETVYEDTAPPYVYMTLEEFVRDVGPLWEDVANVAVTIEGAWVETNEPCQITGVVTDIWYPGVYRSEGRPSFEELAGFLQLELAADGDLYSVGGWGAVYEDIEAVRITLEEIALEDPTSGVEVDPGAADVPAIERASEDD
- a CDS encoding FxsA family protein; translation: MLRWIFALLLIPFLDAVLLAVIVTQFGFVSWVGMILLVVLTGLVGMLLVRAEGRRTIRKMQRQLAQGTPPTNELVDGGLLIAAGAFLLTPGLVTDLLGFLLVLPISRIPIRMALKRFVIVPYADKKTGGFASGGVWTYGFPDDGAAREAGVGASESSDGGTYDLGEDAYSVDSSTDESYTIGFGEDDRNGDGDEGDDRDPLAR